The nucleotide window TATatacgaaattaaaaaattggtaaaaaaaaattttgtttttaaatttagctCAAACTATGGCTGAAGGGGCTGAGACATCTAACGCTGTTACTTCGAATGGACAGCGGGGGAAactataatatgaaaatattttgtcgTTGAGTAGACCGTGTCCATGGAGACCACCACCATCGCCGCCACCAATCattgatattgaaattataGTAGTAAATGAACTGATAATTCTTTTctgtattattaaaattaaatctgTCAATgctattcttattattattagatttaCAATTGTTAGtataattgcaataatttatgtTTCCTTTTATGTTTGATTTATTATTCGAATTTGatgttattttaattacatcATTATTATGATATTTATTATAGTCTGTGTTTGtagcaatattaaaatttctaaatttactaCACTTTTTCCTACCATAGATTTTAGTATtactattaaaatacaattggCTATTTAATCTATAagtagttttattattatttcctatATTCTTCTGAACATATTTATACCTTACGTAGCCCCTGTACTTAGTACTACTaatgtaattttcatttaatgctttCAAATCACCATATTCTTCGGTGATCGCACTTTTCCCCCCACTCCCTTTACCATTTCTAGTTTTATTTACGCTTACGAATCTATTTCGCTTTTGATATCCATTTAATTTTCGATCCATATGCTTGATTTCCTTTGGATTTCCACTCTCACTACAACCTCTTCTAAGGTTTTCTTCAATGCAACAATCTATAAGTCGGCCACATTCATGGACGCTACGACGGATGCTACTCGTattgatttcgaaaatatcaCTACTAAAATAGAATATGGTGGGTTCTGTGGATTTTTCCAACGAAACGCCGGTCCAGGCTATTTGGTGGATTCTTTGTTTCATGGCAGAATGGCTAGCCAAGTACATGAATTCACTCGGTGCAAATATGGCTGCAGGAAGTTTGTACTTCACTCTGGATTGAAAACCGTTGACATAGAGAGCTTTTGAACTCTGCAGCATGTATTTGCGCAGTTTTCGATTCGGGTGTGTCTGACTTTTTAACTGAATTGCAGCCGTTTGACTCGTCAGCAAACACAGCATTGCGCTGAGCAATAACAACATGTGGTGGTGACTTACATCCTTTGGTACTGTCTTTTGTTGTAAGCGAATGGCCACCGCCGATGAGGCGTAGTACGGTATAGAGCAGCGACTTGTCACCGACGGTACTGGTGGGCAATTGTCCGAGATCGCGGCTTCGGGCATGTCAGCCGTGTTCTCATCGTAGTAATAGATGCCATCATAGAGGGCAAAATATGGTAAACGATCGATTTGGCCACTTACGGCTGTTGCTGTACTATTTTGTAGTGCAATTGATATGCTGGCAGCCAGTTTATCCGTCGAGTCTCTTGCCAAAATTGCTTCCAAACGGGCATCCAGTCGATACTGACCAGTCGCCGTTAGCGTGATATTATGTAAACGTGGCGCTGAACTTACGATCGGGGAAACAGTCTCTGCATCTTGTATGAACTCATTGCAGTAGGCACAAATTCCATCTGCGATATTATTACAGTAGCTATAACAACATTCGGCAGGTCCATAGCTTGATTTACGCAATTGTTCACCAGTTTCTGGTATGCTTTGATCTGAAAGAGAACTTTTAATTGGTGGTCTATGGAAAGCGAATAATTCACAGATGATATTACCCAAACAAAGGAACGTTGGCTCGCCGGCATATTGTGTAGGCAGCGCTGGAGCTCGATCAGCTGGGAGCAGATATGGGCATTTCTGCTCAACCGTTTGGCAGACGCTTAGGCAGGGTCGTATTCTTCTACGCTTTCGAAATATCACCTTTCGTTTAGATCTGAAAAGAAAATGCGATTTGATATCCATTTCCATGCATATAGGTTTTAGTTATCGCACGAAAGTTTAGCCTAAATAATCGCAGCTTAccgtttaattatttttgatatcaCTGGATCCTCATTATATGGATCCGCATTAATGGCAGTCGATATGAAGATATTGGATTGTTTAAGTTGTTCTGGATGCTTTTGTTGCCCCTGTAACATCTCTTGCTTCTGATGTTGGTGCCGGTTGCATTTGTCATCCATATTTCGTTTACTCCGTTTCCACACCGTAGACGTGTGGTTTCTCATAGGTACATCTTTTTTGTTCGCGAACgaagatgtattcaaaaatgCCAGTTGTTGGTTGATCTCGCGTTTAGTTCGTTGTGATGAACCACTAGCTGAATTTGCAACGACTTTCAACTCATTCTGGTCATTTACGTTCGGTAGCAATAAACTAGTTGTATTGATAGTAATGTCCTTAGGTAAGGTTTGAttactattttgtttatttatgttgttACTCTTGCTGCTGTTTCGATTATTGTTACTGTTTTTGTTATAACTTGGGGATAGAGAAATGTCACGTTCCTCAGCAAAATATGGAACCAGAGTGCTACAAACCCAGCGCCGGTAAGACTCCTgtaagaatattaaattaaagttcaatttctattttcaaattttctagaGGTTATAATCTGCCAACATAGTTAGCTTTTTGCTGATGTAACAACTTAGTTATTATACACGGAGTATTATAGTCAGGTGTATATCAAGGTCATATTTAACAATAGTTCACTTCTCATAAGAATAATTTGGAATCTGATAGATTTTTGGTGACACTTCCGCGGGCAGGGATACCCCAATTATTACTACAGTTATTTGAAGGGTAAGGATGATATCAAATCGTTTAAGTGCATGACATCAACTTAAAACAGCCTGTCTTCGGACTATTTGAGCGTGCCATTTATACTAATTGTAGAGTAGTTTATAACTAGTTGATTTCATTGCAGTGTATGTAAGCCAGAATATAAAGGGGGATTAGTGAAAATAACTGGGCAGGTATGCGTACATGTGTGTATTGGCTGGTGCCCATGTAAATGAAATCGGAGTAGgacattaatttttcaatgaaataccATTAAAGAGGCACGCACACAAAAATCTGTCCGACCGAAAACTAACGTAGCACGTGTTAAGCAAGGTCTACATAAATGAGTACTGTATTTATGTATTCGACAATGCGAGTGCAGAATTTAGCAAAGGCGAACCCTTATAGAAGTTCACTCTCCAACATTTTTGTATGGAACGAAAAATCTCTTCGCGTTTATTGCCACACGGATTTTGTGAAAGAAACTTGTTTTTTTCTCATTAAAATTCGGTGCGAAGCATGCAGATGAATTGGAATTCAGCGCCTAAAGCTCCACACTCTCACTGGAATAGACGCATACATTTTTAGGCATATAGAGATGTAAAAGCTTTTGAGAGTGGAGTAGGAAAACGAAGGAATACGAGGACTTCTGCTGGCGAAGAGCGAAAACGGTGAATTGGTGAGTGAAACATAGCAAATGGAATACGTTGCGttgaaatgaaagtgaaatgaaaatgtgttttaCGCAATTCATTGCTAAATATTGTGGAATAAACgaaggaaattattttttagcgtAATTCAAAAACACTGATGGATTTACTTATGCCaattaatattacataatattatgtatttatgtgctatatactacatatatctatgcattacaaacatatgtaattATTGCCATTCATCTAATTTCTCATTAATCTATGGATTTATAACTATGATTACGCATTCACCTCAATACCTCCTCAACACCATATATCCCTCTTCAATAAACTACATATACTGTATGAAAAAAGAAGATGttaagtgaaaatttaatttattaatcagGGGCCCTTAATGAGGAACAAATATGACAGTCAAATTTGGTGTCAACGTGCAGCGCCGATTTCggtcatacatacacatgtacatacgtacatagtttctaatatttgtacgagtacacacatacatacatctgtaagACTTGCACTTTGAAGCTCAtagaattcataaatttatataattcataaattaatattaattactaaACTTTTTTCGGGTGATTTTCTCGATAAAAGGTTGTCTGACCATTATATCATTTTACATGATTCTAATTCGGCCATCAAAagtattacctttgcataagtGGATACGTAACTTCCCCATTCGCTTTTATACACGCAGTAATTTTGACATTTGTATACTAACTGATTGCGGAAAGTTgcttaaacatatttttgaaatctaaaattcatacaaaatatCATAACTCTAACGATGGAGCGATCGTTAATAGTGACACTTTATATTGGGAACAGCCCTTCATTTATCTTAACTCAATGTCAAAATCGAGAAACTTAATTTGatactttaattaaattaaattttctccatacactattaaaaaaaagtatagaaaaagtattgaaaaaactTACTTTACAATCGTCACACTGGTGAATTAATGAATACACTTGACGGCAATCGAAGCGAAAAAGAATTTCTGCCAGTTCACAAGTAATGCGAGTAGCTAGTTGATCCAAGTCCATAACATCCATTAGAGTACGAACACATTCGACTCCACCACTCAGGGTGGCATTTAAGGCGAGAGTGTGTAGGGCGCTGAAGACATTGCGCTCACAGCAATGCCGTAAACGTAGTGACCGCAGTCGATCCGCCAATTCGCCGGCCGATTTGAATGTACATAAATGAACCGGACTTGTATCCTCCGTATCGCCCAAGTAATCAAGGCACTGTTGTTCCTtcctttgttgttgtggttgctctCTGTAATcaacatattgttttttttgttttttgttgttgaaaacTAGAccagcatttttttcatattttggtcCAACTATGTTATAGTCGGTATATTCATATGATTTTCTAGTTTCGCCCGCATTTCCATTACTTTCAGCAATATTATTATTCGCTTGGTTCTCACGTGTGCGAAAATCGGTTTGCTGGTCTTGAAACGAACTTGCTTGTATAGCTGAAGCCGATGCAGTATGCAACATTTGCTTTACatgttgttttgatatttttgtgccAACTGGCATTCCATCGCCATCAAAAGTCTGATTGCTGTCGTTGCCGTTCCATTTATTTAAATCCCGACGAACTTTCGTCATGGTTGCGGTATCATAAAGGTTTTCAATAGGTTgcttaatattatctttataattatttaataaattactgttattattatacGGTTTAATTTTAAACTGCTTTACTGTACTCGTCGTCTTTGATTTTTCACACGAAACTGGGCAAGTTGGAGGTCCGGGACCCTCATCAACCCATGCTACAGGTAATGTACCAGCAGAGCATTGACCCTGAAAGTagacacaaataaatttatttgaaagttaAAATCTTTAACCTctagtttaattatttattataatttttgtacaaatgTGAGTAACCCCgttagtatttgttgttatggTATTTATAAACCAAACCCTTTCGCTTTACATCTTACATGTTTAGccagtattaaaaaataatcgcATAATATTAAATCTAAATAATTAGATGAAAAGACGGTGCTATACTCTATTTACATTCCTCAGTGATTTTTGGAATCAAGTCCATAgtccatattttgaaaatagttttgaGCTCGCACATTTTgaacttaggttaggttaggtcaaatggtagatctccgcaactgcagagaGTGTCACTTAAACAGATTTGACTGTCTTTTGTTATACCAAATCTTGTAACTAACtctgaatgaaatattttcactatttaAAAGGAAATACAATTTTCGGTatctatgaaatatatatatgtaaattgttaGTTTTGTTTACTATGGAAGGATCTTGCTGAATCGCCACGTTGACTGTTATTTGGTGACAGGAGTATTAACACTTGAAAACTTGACTTAAATTCTCTACACAAGATGGAATTTTAACGTTATCTCAAAATATTGAAGCAAAAGAGTTCCCAATACCTCCCTCGTTTTCCTTCAATTTTTCGGGAGGCATTATGTCCACCGCTTCagaattttttgcttttctgacccggtttttgtttttacatagtTTATGCATATCTGAATACAACTATGTTTCTATGGTACATTCATTCTATTTTGTGATATATACTTGTATTTCATATCATAGTAGACtggcatacatattttttttgtagagaGCATTCGTATGAGCAAATACTACTTGCTGGTACCCATGACTCAAATTTTAAGAGCCTATTAACCTCAATGATAAGGCAAGGATTAGGTACACCGCAAATATTCGGTATTCTGGGTACAcattatatactatgtataaatcaaacttttgcatacatatatgcatgtatgtacatatatatacagttgcaTCTTGTGtaattttaacttatttcaTGCTGACACGctgcaaaatatacatacataatggtGTACTCCCACCGACACAAACCAGTTTGTTGAGGATAATAGTTATTTCTAACTGATCGATATAGGTATAGGGCTATGACTATCTAAATAATCAATTTGACTAGTTTGTTATGTTATGGGGCTTAACCTAgctagcataaaatattgtaagataattaaaccaaaaataaacgCAATTGGTTCACAGCTttgcataaaaaaatcatataaatatcATATATAAAGCTCTGTAAAAACAGAACTATATTTTCATGCCTCATTAATTCTTACAAATTGTGAGTATGTAATATTTGGCTGCACTAAATCTTGggctttctttacttgtttcgtagtatgtataattatttacatatgtatattattaaaacGAAATATTCACACGTAGTGCTTTTGAGACACCTCATTTCTGAATGATGTTGGCAAAAATGCATTGTTCATGTTACAGACATGACCGCCGACTTCTCTTACTGCTGGCCTATGTGCAAAGTGTAATACATAGCTGCCtctacacacaaatacatataactgTATGTAGAGGGCGCATGCAATTGCCTGCTTCACACGAGCGTCAACATGTCACGAATGTCTCCTGAGGCTATCGTCACTTTTTCTTGATTGTGGGACCAAAACGTCACTTATCTCTGCTAAAATGACACTACTGTTGCACTTTCTAATATTTAAACGGAGGAAGTTACTTGGCATTTAGCCAGACAAATTGTGGGCTGCTGCAggaaaacattctaaacaaacagggatcaacattttatttgcgtttaaaaaatgtgtactgtttgaaaaaaaaaatgcatacaaatagtGGAAACACGGTATTCGAAGCTCCTTTATAAAAAgactatatatatttgaaattgcaGGTGATAAGAATTCTTATATTGAAAAGAAAGTAGTGTTAGGTACACTATTTATAACTAAataacggctgaaccgatttggcttaaatttggTGTGGAGGCCGGATATAGGATACTTTTTATTCCATTCCCGTGACGAGAACGTGAATAAACtgtgaaataaaaaacgaaattgatattgcatataaaaatttaaacgaaacaaaaacaagaattcctgaaccgatttcactcgttttcaccaacaagatacaatatatcgaagactatacgctcacttaattgtacattacctataattaggtatatgggatctgggggaagttatgacccgatttgaacgacttttggtacatagacaaactgttataagaaaaaaattcagagggaatggattacattaaaatatctgagagatttgcctatattttcggtgaaaatttattcttaggcaccgagttcttcatgttcgctatcaggggtcttgaaaagtcatggtccgattttgacaatttttccacaagtgatgtcacagcttacagtatttgtgtaaagttttattccgctatcatcATCagttcttaatgtacatattataaagtgtacgaatcagaagaattcaaaattgagttttatggtaagcaggcgtggttgtgaaccaatttcacccatattccacccgtgtcatcagggtgtcaagaaagtgttataagtgtttcattgaaatcgatcgagtagttcttaagatatggtttttgacccataagtgggcgacgccacgtcattttcttaaaaaaaattacatccaaatgtgccaaggaatatgtgtttcaagtttcattaagatatcttaatttttactcaagttatcgcttgcacggacagacggacggacagacatccggatttcaaatccactatggtgacacaaacaaccgttatgttaacaaaactataatactctgtgcaacatgttgcactgaCAGAACTGTAATCTTTTATGATTGTAtgtcatgattcaattatacaaGGTAATAAGTAAACAGCTTTCTCACTCTTTTTTTGATACCACTTCTGAGTTAGCAATACAACAGTATTTTTCTCGAAATACATTCAATCTTTTTGTAGATCTTTGaagatttattataaaagtttcatactaatttccgaaaataaaaggaaatgtttGATGTATggagaaaaatttcaaatattttattctctATGATCGCCCTATACGCAAAATCAACTTTTTTCCTGGGCATTGGACCTAACTAAATTTTTCCaggataagtaaaaaaaagtcatgagtaaaataattatattctccgatttttcaaaaaaatttcaaaaaaataaaatatttttagcctcaaaaatagaaatacagtggaactttcataactaGAACTACTATAACCCAAAGATCTccgtaactcgaacttttgaattgacaataCCATTTAGAAATaagttttaatacaaatttccttctacaactcaaacttccttaactcgaagttctccataactggaACCTTgagttggcaatagaagtcaaatttcatacaaattaccttccataaatcgaacttttcgaacagggcatacaaaaaatttaaaatttactatcgaggaagaattttaaatgagtccttatatcgtatggaggcgaacaaaaattatgctattacacatatggattgcataaatcatataacaatggcatgggatatagacgtcaagagccaaacaatagcaaatttcaacaaacaaaattacagaatacatgtttcaacttatgtacataaaatttatgcgaagtaaataaataaaactgtgtgaaaaattgtatgttttaatgaaaattctataacttgtggattatggtgattccaatgtgtttttttttcggtcaagcttatataataaatgtcatgaaataattaattaaccgAACACTAAAAGAACTATGGCGTTTTGTGAAGAAACTTCAGCTAATAACAAACATGAGAGTTGCATTGCGGAAGGATACACCTGCGGAAGATATAAGTATCTGAGCAATTGCTGACTATTGGTAATGATCGGGTACCTTTCGACGACCCGAACGGATTTCCAATTTCTGTAACTTTGTCTTATCAAAAATCGAACTCATCAACAAGGTATTcccaataacaaaaattatgaatggTTGAGTGAGCGACCAATTTTGGCGGTTAAGAATAAAGACGCAGATGACTTAAACTACATAATAATTGAGAATGAGATCAATGGTACTAAATCTATTGATCATTCAATTCTCTTGAATGTGTAATAAACGAAGATGAAGCTACCAACGCTACCAACTATCCACGCACAATTACCACCGGCTTACCACCGCACAATTTACGTCTTAACGCGTTGCGAATTAAAGGGAAATTCGAAGGTGAGGAAGTTCTCATTCCGAGGATCCCAACCGATATGCTTTTTGAGTTTAATCAATCCTTGAAAGTTTGTGGTCTGAATCTAGAAAATCCTTGTTTTCCATGGTCAATTATATGTGGCACGTTCACGGGTACAAAGACCATCTGCGTTATTTATTATTGCGCCtgataataaaacgaaaaatgtcTATGAAAAGGTGCTTTATAGGTGATACAaacttccttccataaatcgaactttcgatatttaaaattttactgtcaaggaacaattttgaaagagtctttctatatcgtatggatacgaacaaaaaatatgatattacacttatggattgcataaatcatgtaacaaaggcatgggctacagacgtcaagagccaaactaTAGCAAACTTCAACAAACAAAAtgacagaatacatgttttaacgtatttaaataaaacgttgtgcgaagtaaataattaaaactgtgcataaatctatattttacagcttttgtaaaaatttatattttattgaaaatttctataactcgaagtctctctaactcaaagttttttgaGGATCATGgttattcgagttagagaagttccactgtatttaaaacatgtacatacatatatatgtatttatagcgATAACTGGACATATCAATACAAACGGGTTGGGCCACAAAAATTATTGACCAGAAAATTACCGTATTACAATGGTCAGCATTGAGTCCTGATCTAAGTCCGATCGAGAAGCTCTGGGGGATCCTCTCTGCTcgtgttttccaaaacggaaatcagtttgagacagtacatCACCTTGAGACATAGAGCAACAATGGGCCAATATTGATATAGCAATTCTTCGGTCAATAGTTAATTTTATGCCCGAGCGGCTTAATTTATGGCAAAACTatttactattaaaataaatttgtcttTCAGTTGAGcttaaatgaaaacatttacatagaaaaatacacatataaatgtacatatactataagcataaattaatttccatttttagtttaaaaatttggaatttttactattttgtttttatatcttatataataataataataaacctgCATACCAagaaattttgtaatcttttctaatactctctttgcaacatgtttgcgagaattaaaatattaatgctACCTACAAATATAGACAAGGCATCGAATTTATCATGTTATGATAAATAACAgagtgtattaaaaaatattaataaaagaaaaataattaatacaaaaaaatataaatacgatTCAAAAGTATAACCATCAAATAATGgaatatatatatgacgatttgaAAAGAATATAACGTTTTTGACGATAATTACCAAATCATcagaaataatttgcaatttcatCAATTCTAATTGAGTGGGTAGTTGTGGAGCCTATGTTCAATTTCATTTATGGTAGTTTTTCAATGCTAAACCTTCATCGAGAAAAGAATCGGAaatgacattttaattgataattGATTTTCTGCAAATTCTTCCGATGTGGAACTGTAATCAATGTCAGAAGATTGCCACTACAGTACTTTTTccttaattgcacatcaaaatttgcacATATTTCGATTTCTTGAAGTTATGTAGCGATTCTGGtgaaaaatttccacacatctttattacagctattttcgagttttgatttgttgatttggatgaaccaataatgagttatgatgtccacggctttttttggacacttcaTGGAAGATGATTTACCAACggctaagctttcggaatttgtaaatataaatttcacaaaatactgtatctttaatatgctgaatgaaatatatgattgtatacattaaaaaccagtaaggaagggctaagttcgggtgtaaccgaacattttatattctcgcaaaaaattagaagcactgcacagtggttgggcttgtatgaaggtgcggtcataaatacttcccgttgagatatcggtttgaaattttcaccaaaaatctagaaaattattttaaatatatagtaaaaaaaattggccccatcggactactaggtcctatagctcccatagaactgtaattgccattatatggcaatcatgcgcaaaaatacttctcatggtcatggtcggagcgtcaaaactttcagtaaggctttgtaaaaacatttaagaaagcgataaacaagcgataaacaagctgaacatgatttgtcgttatagtttcccccatccaacccccacataccatataaaaaagtcatataggaaaaaagcaaattatcaaccaatttaatacagttcattttcaacagccattataattagaacaaaaacttataatgaatcctctagtaaaccgtacatagattgaaataaagatggtttatccttctttccaagcttttttagtccaattttaatgagtttgaacttaaaaatagttaattcaaaggtcattattattttgacgattacttctacatctgcaaatttccgcacctaactttaacacttttattaccttaagactctggtaaagacaatgtaaaataaatataagggggatcgcggggtaacacaactaaaactttatgtaaacacattgaagacattgaagacgcagactaaattcacaaaaaataaaaatcacgttagtcttaattaatttcacaagttaaaataaatacctttagcttcaaaagccattaaaaataatcttgattcgttaacctgaacaattaccagaacaatttgaagtgcgttgttgctgcgaatttaaaaaaaaatgtctgatgtgctttaaaaaatacagttgttcatgcgtttaactctagaaagtaccgttagatttttgggaaaacccggtttgaaaataagaagtttggacaatacattttgtcaaaaaatcgagagatggattttttgatttttggcctacggtggaaccactgaacaattgaaaccttacaacgattgtatttagtccaataagcaataatttttttgcaaatgtaacca belongs to Zeugodacus cucurbitae isolate PBARC_wt_2022May chromosome 6, idZeuCucr1.2, whole genome shotgun sequence and includes:
- the LOC105219130 gene encoding uncharacterized protein LOC105219130, whose translation is MRPGPGLVVMALAFISGARRGSTSTNSKSSSSATSASSPSAFFTSTASDNDLEPLTPSLLFPAFLGGGGVLTSADSPSLSNHPVQESEGENRKGDYNYIYNGYFNLLPLAQQQPSDRSIQSDQHLRLETLSGLKSSSRATRQTRIIRSLKIGKRKLNEIRHETEVERQSENVGNSGSVVDSETGSGSGIDDVDDNISNVETKTSASLLADDNGVKINTEQISLRYPTNSADASQSLDEDDILALVAEDDLLSEESFDRLTKFTDDKIGYVIVDDYDAVNEDTTSGVSEGFLTSAPEKKQHEPRDVKYPENDNSVGNENGTGGHSSFQNEQEHRNEEEKINRKENVNQNINEKNYMVNKENNPNNLPVIGDTSFVAAFSENGLSHTITTDSESNIRNTKWSIFESESPLTRLNPWISACDLAQPGTAPDLQGQCSAGTLPVAWVDEGPGPPTCPVSCEKSKTTSTVKQFKIKPYNNNSNLLNNYKDNIKQPIENLYDTATMTKVRRDLNKWNGNDSNQTFDGDGMPVGTKISKQHVKQMLHTASASAIQASSFQDQQTDFRTRENQANNNIAESNGNAGETRKSYEYTDYNIVGPKYEKNAGLVFNNKKQKKQYVDYREQPQQQRKEQQCLDYLGDTEDTSPVHLCTFKSAGELADRLRSLRLRHCCERNVFSALHTLALNATLSGGVECVRTLMDVMDLDQLATRITCELAEILFRFDCRQVYSLIHQCDDCKESYRRWVCSTLVPYFAEERDISLSPSYNKNSNNNRNSSKSNNINKQNSNQTLPKDITINTTSLLLPNVNDQNELKVVANSASGSSQRTKREINQQLAFLNTSSFANKKDVPMRNHTSTVWKRSKRNMDDKCNRHQHQKQEMLQGQQKHPEQLKQSNIFISTAINADPYNEDPVISKIIKRSKRKVIFRKRRRIRPCLSVCQTVEQKCPYLLPADRAPALPTQYAGEPTFLCLDQSIPETGEQLRKSSYGPAECCYSYCNNIADGICAYCNEFIQDAETVSPIVSSAPRLHNITLTATGQYRLDARLEAILARDSTDKLAASISIALQNSTATAVSGQIDRLPYFALYDGIYYYDENTADMPEAAISDNCPPVPSVTSRCSIPYYASSAVAIRLQQKTVPKDVSHHHMLLLLSAMLCLLTSQTAAIQLKSQTHPNRKLRKYMLQSSKALYVNGFQSRVKYKLPAAIFAPSEFMYLASHSAMKQRIHQIAWTGVSLEKSTEPTIFYFSSDIFEINTSSIRRSVHECGRLIDCCIEENLRRGCSESGNPKEIKHMDRKLNGYQKRNRFVSVNKTRNGKGSGGKSAITEEYGDLKALNENYISSTKYRGYVRYKYVQKNIGNNNKTTYRLNSQLYFNSNTKIYGRKKCSKFRNFNIATNTDYNKYHNNDVIKITSNSNNKSNIKGNINYCNYTNNCKSNNNKNSIDRFNFNNTEKNYQFIYYYNFNINDWWRRWWWSPWTRSTQRQNIFIL